The sequence CATATTTTCAAGTCAGCTACTTTTCAACTACCTCCAATCAACCACAATGCAGCATGGCATTTTATTGTATAATTCTGACAATACTCATGTACATATGCACATATACTTAACCTTGTGCTTGATTATTTATGCTAATCACCAACTACTGTTATCCCCCCAATTCTCACAGATTTCTTTGCTTCtgtcaaattttgaattcttagCTCTTGTTTGAATGACATTTTTACTATAACAAAATGTTGTAATGCTTGAGAATGCTAGTATTTGTTCTGCTCATCCTTTTCTGCTAATCAGCTTGCTTACAATTTTCAGCTCCAGCTTAAACCATTTAAGTCAAACTCTTTGTTACTCGAATCACTGTCATTGTTATCATGGGCATTTAGATCCAGCTGTGCACCAAAACATGCGAGTCCAAAATCGTTTGACCCATTTCCTGCCATATGTTGGACTGCTGGTCTCTTGTAGTTTAGCTGTTGTTCAAGATAAAACTTTtcattttccctctctttttgttttgacTGAGAATTATTTTTGTTCCCTCCATTTTCTGTTTGACCTTTAAGGTGCACCGGTAGGATATTTGTGTCTCTCTCAAACTTCACTGTTTGATAAACGAGATCCCTTCGTGAACAGTCAGCAAGTTGGATCGCTTGTGCTCCCAGGATGCTTATATTGGTAATTTCTTCTGAATTTGGAAATCCGTTATTGAGAAATTCATTTGAAACTTCAGGCACCTGCTCAGCGAGCTTTATTTTGGCTGCTTCAAGGCCTGAAGAGGTTAAGTTCTGCTTGCCAAGTGTCTCTTGCGCCTTTTCCAGAACTGCTTGTAGATACTTTCCCTGGGCCTCAATCCGGAGCTGTAAGTGTCGTTGTACCTATTTCATTTTCACAAAACTTCACATAAGTGGAAAAAATTCTTGGTTTTATCTAATAGTATTTAAATGACAGAGTACCTGGACTTGACGTTCTTTATAAAAACTCAATATTGCAACTTTTGGTGGATTCTTCAGAGTTTTAACATGGTACCACATCATCTATTTTTCTGTTGCAATTCCTGTGATCTTTAGCCTTATATGacttttctttccttcattAGCTTTGCCAATATGATGAATTATggaacttctaattatttttattttatttgtgtcTTTGCATTTGCTCCAGCATGCATTCTCTTTGTGTTATTTTGCTTTTCAAATGGTTGTACTGCAATATACAGAGTATTTTGGTGCAACTATGCCTAGAATGATTCCCACATGCAGTTTGCAAAGTTTTTGGACATTTTGTTTCTGAACTTGCTGCATTATTTATCATTTCTGAAAGAGCTATGAATCAAACTATGTTATTGCTAAGGACCAATGCTTGTCATTCCTACCTCAAGTTGTTCATGCAGCTGTCTTTGCACTTCAATTTGCATCTGAAGTGCTTCGCTTATCTGCATGGTCCTGAAATTCAGCAACAattttatcaataaaaaataatttacatgcaaaatgattttaaattttcttgtgCAGCTCTTACTTCTCTGCTTCACATGTGGCACTTGTATTGCTCACTATCAGTCCACTTTGTCCTGGCGTTCTATCAGCTGCTGCTACACATCCTATAACTGAGGGGGAAAAAATGATGAGCATTTACATCAATTAGCATAGCAAGTAGTGAAGATGGCTACATTTAGCCTTCAATCTTACCATTTTTTGTTGTTGCAATATTAGCTTGAGCTTGGAGATTTTTACTCAGCCTGTACT is a genomic window of Ananas comosus cultivar F153 linkage group 13, ASM154086v1, whole genome shotgun sequence containing:
- the LOC109719246 gene encoding myb-related protein 2-like → MYHQHQGHSDLFSPRAAFPQDRHLFLQGGNVTGESGLVLSTDAKPRLKWTPELHQRFIEAVNQLGGAEKATPKTVMRLMGIPGLTLYHLKSHLQKYRLSKNLQAQANIATTKNVIGCVAAADRTPGQSGLIVSNTSATCEAEKTMQISEALQMQIEVQRQLHEQLEVQRHLQLRIEAQGKYLQAVLEKAQETLGKQNLTSSGLEAAKIKLAEQVPEVSNEFLNNGFPNSEEITNISILGAQAIQLADCSRRDLVYQTVKFERDTNILPVHLKGQTENGGNKNNSQSKQKERENEKFYLEQQLNYKRPAVQHMAGNGSNDFGLACFGAQLDLNAHDNNDSDSSNKEFDLNGLSWS